GCACCGCGGAACGCGCCGTACTCGGTGAGGGCGTCGACCGCGTACTGGCTACAGGTCGGGATGAACCGGCAAGACGGCGGCCGGTACGGAGAGATCGCGTGGCGATAGAGCTGGATGAGCCAGATCGCACCGCGGGCCGCACCGGCACCCGCCCTGCGGATCATGGTGACGTCCTGCGCCGCGACTCCAGGCGCTCGAGAGCGCGCTGCAACTGCTGCTCCAGCTGAGGCGAGGGTGCTTCACTACTCCCCGCACGGGCCCGGATCACCACCAGATCGGTGGCATCGAGCCGCGGGATCACGGTGCGGGCGGCATGGCGAAGCCGCCGGGACACGCGGTGGCGTTCCACCGCGTTACCGACGGCTTTGGACACGATCAGACCGACCCGCGGGCCGGTAGCATCCGTCCCATCGTGTAGCGCGTGTACGACAACGTCAGGTTGCACCGCA
The genomic region above belongs to Mycolicibacterium sp. HK-90 and contains:
- the rnpA gene encoding ribonuclease P protein component; protein product: MLPARYRMRRSAEFSATVSRGVRAVQPDVVVHALHDGTDATGPRVGLIVSKAVGNAVERHRVSRRLRHAARTVIPRLDATDLVVIRARAGSSEAPSPQLEQQLQRALERLESRRRTSP